The Synergistaceae bacterium region AGTATCGGATTCTTCTTATGGGGCATTGCCGATGATCCCTTCTGGCCTTTTTTGAAAGGCTCAAGCGCTTCAAGGACTTCGGTACGCTGCAGGTGGCGTATCTCAAGCGCAAGGCGCTCAAGCGATGCGCCGCAGATCGCAATGTCGGTGACCAGTCGCGCATGCCTGTCCCTCTGTATGACCTGTGTTGAGACCGGGTCAACGTCAAGCCCAAGAAGCTCACATACCCTTGCCTCTATTGAAGGCGGGCAGTTTGCATAGGTTCCCACAGCGCCTGAAAGCTTGCCAACCATCATTTCTTTTTTTGACTGAGAGAGCCTTTCTATGTCTCGCCCAATTTCAGCATAATGGTTGAGAAGTTTGAGCCCGAAACTGGTAGGTTCTGCGTGGATGCCGTGAGTCCTTCCCGCACATGGGGTATATCGGTACTGCCATGCCTTGGCTCCTACGGTACTGTGAAGTTTTTTCAGCTCTTCTATTATGACGGACATGCTCTCGCCAAGAAGGAGCGATGAGGCGGTATCTATCACATCACTGCTGGTAAGCCCTAGGTGGATAAAACGGCCTGATTCCCCCACCGTCTCTGCTACGCTTGAGACAAACGCTATCACGTCATGCTGCGTGACTTCTTCTATCTCGTTTATGCGTTCTACGCTGAAGCCGGCCTTATCACAAATATTACTGAAATCCTGGTCAGGGATAACTCCTGCTTCATTCCAGGCACGACATGCCGTCAGTTCAACATCAAGCCAGCGCTGAAATTTGTTCTGGTCAGTCCATATAGATTTTATCTCCTTTGTTTCATAGCGCGGTATCATCCGAGCACCTCCTCAAGTGCGGCTATGGTCCCTCTTCCAGTCCTCGCGGACGCATTCCAGCCAATCGTCATAAACTCCGCTTTTAAAATCAGGGAATGTATAAAAGAACCTTTCCCATTTGCCTTTCCTACGGCATAGCGTCACCTCGGCAAAGATCCCGTTCCTGAGGTATATTCTGTGAGCCTGTCCTTTTGTAGAGGCCAGCATCAGACTAGCTCCATCAAGAGCCCCCGGATCCAGGTTGACACGCCTGCTCTTGCCGGTTGCCCTTTCGATCTCACAGGTCTTCAGCTTCCAGTCCGGGAGTTTTGATAGGGGAAAAAGACCGGGATATGAAAAAAAACACCTGTCAAGTTCCGGTGCAATGTCTTCGTAATAATTCGTCCATATAAATGGTATGAGCCCGCTCTCCCGCTCAGGCTTGCCCCAGCTATCAGACAGCATTTCTTTCAGTTTTCCGAACATTGCATCGTCTCCGCGCGGAATTAGAATGGCGAGGATTTTTTTTACGAGAGGATCCCGCGGATGCCGCCCCTCACAGTCATGCAGAAGCAGGTCTTGTTTATTCGGTATTTCCTGCATCAAGCAGTGTCTCCACAAACGTCCTGGGATCAAAAAG contains the following coding sequences:
- the purB gene encoding adenylosuccinate lyase — translated: MIPRYETKEIKSIWTDQNKFQRWLDVELTACRAWNEAGVIPDQDFSNICDKAGFSVERINEIEEVTQHDVIAFVSSVAETVGESGRFIHLGLTSSDVIDTASSLLLGESMSVIIEELKKLHSTVGAKAWQYRYTPCAGRTHGIHAEPTSFGLKLLNHYAEIGRDIERLSQSKKEMMVGKLSGAVGTYANCPPSIEARVCELLGLDVDPVSTQVIQRDRHARLVTDIAICGASLERLALEIRHLQRTEVLEALEPFKKGQKGSSAMPHKKNPILCERVCGMARLLRGFTVPAVEDIALWHERDISHSSVERVMWPDMFHLIHYMAKVMDRVVSGLAVDDKKMIENIEITKGLLFSGRVLLALVEREGLSREDAYAITQSNAMRCWNEKIPLLTLLKSDGRIKNMTAKELESLFDVGYYLKHIEEIFKRFPEIGN
- a CDS encoding DUF4416 family protein, whose amino-acid sequence is MQEIPNKQDLLLHDCEGRHPRDPLVKKILAILIPRGDDAMFGKLKEMLSDSWGKPERESGLIPFIWTNYYEDIAPELDRCFFSYPGLFPLSKLPDWKLKTCEIERATGKSRRVNLDPGALDGASLMLASTKGQAHRIYLRNGIFAEVTLCRRKGKWERFFYTFPDFKSGVYDDWLECVREDWKRDHSRT